DNA from Methylobacterium currus:
AAGCAGGTCCGCTTAAGCGGTCGACCGGAATTCCGGGAGGACAATATTCCGGACACTCTCACCCTCGTCCAACGGGATGAGGAACGCACCAATGTCGCGAGAGATGGTCCGGCCTGCTGTTCCAAGCCCGATCGTGAGCCCCCGCACGCCAGTGATAGCCGGCGGCGGCGGCGCCCTCTTCGCCGGGTGCCCCGAACTCATCGGCACGCCCTCGACGTACGGCCGCGAGGAGGAGATCTTCGGGGAAGGCGAGGAGGCCGAGAGCGTCTACCGGGTGGTGCAGGGCGCTGTCCGCACCCACAAGGTGCTGAGCGACGGCCGGCGCCAGATCACCGGCTTCCACCTGCCCGGCGACCTGTTCGGCTTAGAGCAGGGCGAGACCCACCGGCACAGCGCCGAGGCCCTGTCCGGGACCCGGGTCCTGATCTTCAAGCGGCGGCAGATCGAGCGGATCGCCACCCACCGGGCGGAGGTCGCCTGCCAGCTCTGGAGCCTGGCGACCCGCTCCCTGCGCCACGCCCAGGACCACATGCTGCTGCTCGGGCGGCGCTCGGCGCTCGAACGCGTCGCCGCCTTCCTGCTCGACGTCGATCTGCGCCTGGGCGGCACCGGCACGTTCGACGTGCCGATGACCCGCCGCGACATCGCCGATTATCTCGGGCTGACCATCGAGACCGTCTCGCGCACGATCTCCCAGCTCGAAGGCGAGGGTGCGCTCCTGCGCACCGGCGGGCGGCAGGTCAGCCTGCGCCGCAGCCGGATGCACCGGCTCGTCGAGGATTGAGCGCCCGCCGGGCACCCGGAAAGGTCATGAGGGGAGGTCGCCATGACGACGTTCGACGCGCGCGAGGAGGCCTTCGAGCGCCAATTCGTGCACGAGGAGGACAAGCGCTTTCAGGAACGCACGCGTCGCAACCGGCTTCTGGCGCGCTGGGCCTGCGCGCGGATGGAGCTCGGCCCCGACGCGGCCTCGCGCTTCACCGACACCTTCGTCGCGCAGACCGTGCTCCTCGACGACGAAGCGCTCCTGGCGCGCCTCGCCGTGGAACTCGCGGCGGCAGGTGCCGACGAGCCGGTCTCCGTGCTGTGCCGGGAGATGCAGCGCTGCGCCGGGCTCGCCAGGGCGGAGAGCCGCGGCGGCCTTGCGCTGGATCAAGGCTCGTCCCTGGAGCCCGCCCGAGAATTCGACGAACGCGGGACGATCTCGACGAACGCAGCTTGCGTCACCGGGAGCGATGCCGAGGGAGCCATGCCGAAGGGGGCCATGCCGAAGGGGACCATGCCATGACCGACAAGGATCTGCGCCGCGACGTCCTCGACGAACTCGACTTCGATCCCAGCCTCGACGCGGCCGAGATCGGCGTCGCCGTCGCGGAGGGCGTCGTCACCCTGACCGGCCATGTCGGCAGCTACGCCGAGCAGGTCGCGGCCGAGCGCGCGGTGCGCCGCGTGAAGGGCGTGCGCGCCATCGCCCAGGAGATCGAGGTCCGCTTCCCCCAGGCCAAGAAGGTGATGGACGACCAGATCGCCGCGCGGGCGCTGGCGATCATCGACTGGTCGGTGCACCTGCCGAAGGACGCCATCCAGGTCCGCGTCGCCAAGGGCTGGATCACGCTGACCGGTGCCGTGCCCTGGCAGTACCAGGTGGCGGGGGCGGAGGCGGCCGTGCGCAAGCTGTCCGGCGTCGTCGGGGTGTCGAACCTGATCGAGGTCCGGCCGGAGGTCCGGCCCAGCGCGGTCCGGAGCAAGATCCTGGAGGCCTTCCGGCGCCACGCCCTGCTCGATGCGGATGCGATCACGATCCGGGTCGAGGGAGACCGGGTCACCCTGGAAGGCGCCGTCTCGTCGCTCGCCGAGCGGGAGGCCGCCGAGCGTGCGGCCTGGTCGGTCCCGGGCGTGCGCGCCGTCGAGGACCACACCGTCGCCATGACCTGAGGAGAGAGACCTGAGGAGACGACCATGGCTCATGACATCGCCCATGGAACACCACGCGGAACGCAGGCGCCCGGTCGGCGCGCGCATGGCCGCGGCGCCGCCGCTCCCGGCCCGGGCCCATCGGCCGAGCTGCACCGCGTGACCCTGACGCTGGCGCGCTGCCCCGAGCATCCCGACGGCAGCGCCGGCCGCGGCTACGACCTCGTCGCGCCGCTCGGGCCGGGCGGCCGCCTCGACGCCGCGCTCTGGCGCGAGGCCCGCGACCATTGCCGCGTGCGCCGCTTCTGGACCGGCGAGCCGGACCGCCACGGACGCCTCGTCCACCGGGCCGGCGGGGAGGGCGGGGCGACCTGGCTCATCGACTACGACGACCGCACCACGGACGACGACGAGCCCGGCTACCGCCTCGGAACGCACGCCTTCGTGGTGGGCGAGTACGTCTCGATCCGCGACGCCGGCAGCGGGGACTTCCAGACCTTCATGGTCGCGTATGTAAGCGAGGTGACCCCGGACCGGGAGCCGTGACCGTCCGGCTTCCGCGCCGCGGAACCCTCGACCATGGGGGCAGGGCCGTGGTCGGCCCGGCCTCGAAATGCCCCGAGAGCCTGTTCGACCGACTCGACGGTCTCGACGCCCTCCTCGACAGTCCGGCTCCGCTGAGCGGCCCCGGACTGTCGAGGAGGGCGTGACGACGTCGGAGGTCGATCGAACGGGCTCTAAGCAGAGCTGCACAGGGTGACTCTGCTTGTATTGGCAACTCAGCTTATCTTTTTGTTTTTGGATTATTTGCGTCGCCGAACCGGTGACCACGTCGGCGAATGATGCTTCGTCCGGCCAGGGGCTCCCCGGCATCGCGGATCGATGCCGGGGGACGGCGTCTCAGCGTCGCTCCTCGGGCATGATGGTCCAGCCGTCCACCGTCTCGGCCGGGCCGGAGCGGCCCGGATCCCCCGCCCCCCTGTCCTGCCCACCGATCCCGCCATCGCCCTGCATGATGTCGCCCTCGACCCGGCGCGGATCCGGCTGCGCCGGGTCGTGCCGCTCCGGCCAGGCCCAGTTCCGGATCTCCGGCAGGTCCTCGCCGGTCCGGCAGACATGGGCATGGTGGGCGGCGAGCGCGTCCCGCAGCGCCTGCTCGGCGTGGTCGCCCCGGGTCCCGAGGCGTCGCGGGACGGTGCGCAGGGCCGCTTGCGCGAGGTGGTAGCGGTCGAGCCGGTTCAGCACGCACATGTCGAACGGCGTCGTCGTGGTACCTTCCTCGACGAAGCCGTGCACATGGAAGCTGTCGTGGTTCCGGCGCCGGTAGGTCAGCCGGTGGATGAGCCACGGATAGCCGTGATAGGCGAAGACCACCGGCCGGTCGCGGGTGAACAGGCTGTCGAAGGTGGCGTCGTCGAGCCCGTGCGGATGCATCTCGGGCGAGGCCAGCGTCATCAGGTCGACGACGTTGACGACGCGCAGGCGCAGGTCCGGCACGTGCCGGCGCAGCCACTCGACTGCCGCCAGGGTCTCCAGGGTCGGCACGTCGCCGGCGCAGGCCATCACCACGTCGGGCTCGACCTCGCCTTCGTTCGAGGCCCACCCCCAGATCCCGGCGCCCGCCGCGCAATGCGCCGCCGCCGCGTCGAGATCGAGCCATTGCGGAGCCATCTGCTTGCCGGCCACCACCACGTTGATGCGGTCGTGGGTGCGCAGGCAGTGGTCCATGACGCAGAGCAGGGTGTTGGCGTCCGGCGGCAGGTAGATGCGGGCCGTGTCGCCACGCTTGTTGGCGAGGAAGTCGATGAAGCCCGGATCCTGGTGGCTGAAGCCGTTATGGTCCTGGCGCCAGACGTGGGACGACAAGAGGATGTTGAGCGAGGGCACCGGCCGGCGCCAGGGCAGGGCGCGGGACCCCTTGAGCCACTTGGCGTGCTGGTTCACCATCGAGTCGACCACGTGCACGAAGGCCTCGTAGGTCGCGAACAGGCCGTGGCGGCCGGTCAGCACGTAGCCCTCGAGCCAGCCCTCGCAGAGATGCTCGCTCAAGACCTCCATCACGCGACCGTCCCGGCCGAGATGATCGTCGCCCGGCAGGATCGGGCCCTGCCAGGCGCGGATCGTGACGTCGAACACCGCGTCGAGGCGGTTCGAGGCGGTCTCGTCGGGCCCCATGATGCGGAAGTTGCGGGCCTCCCGGTTCAGGACCAGGGTCTCGCGCAGGTAGCGGCCGAGTTCTCTTGTCGCCTCCGCGGTGACGCGGCCCGGTGCCGGCACCTCGACCGCGAGGGGCGCCAGCTCCGGCAGGCGCAGGGGCCTCGACCCGTGCCCGTTGGCGTGAGGGTTCGCCGAGAGGCGCCGCGGCCCCGTCGGCGCCAGGGCCGCGAGATCCGACGCGGGCGCGCCGTCGGCCGTGAACAGCTCCTCCGGGTGGTAGGAGCGCATCCAGCGCTCCAGGATCGCGAGGTGCTCCGGGTTCTCGCGCACGGACGCGACCGGGACCTGATGCGACCGCCACGTCCCCTCGACCGGCTTGCCGTCGACCGTCCTCGGCCCGGTCCAGCCCTTCGGGCTGCGCAGCACGATCATCGGCCAGCGCGGGCGCCCGGTCGCCCCACGCCGCGCCTGGTCCCGGATCGCCGCGATGGCGTCGAAGGCCGCGTCGAGGGCGACCGCCATCGCCTGGTGCATCGGGCCGGGCTCGTGACCCTCGACGAAGACGGGGGCGTAGCCGTAGCCGACGAGCAGGCT
Protein-coding regions in this window:
- a CDS encoding helix-turn-helix domain-containing protein; translation: MVRPAVPSPIVSPRTPVIAGGGGALFAGCPELIGTPSTYGREEEIFGEGEEAESVYRVVQGAVRTHKVLSDGRRQITGFHLPGDLFGLEQGETHRHSAEALSGTRVLIFKRRQIERIATHRAEVACQLWSLATRSLRHAQDHMLLLGRRSALERVAAFLLDVDLRLGGTGTFDVPMTRRDIADYLGLTIETVSRTISQLEGEGALLRTGGRQVSLRRSRMHRLVED
- a CDS encoding DUF1476 domain-containing protein; its protein translation is MTTFDAREEAFERQFVHEEDKRFQERTRRNRLLARWACARMELGPDAASRFTDTFVAQTVLLDDEALLARLAVELAAAGADEPVSVLCREMQRCAGLARAESRGGLALDQGSSLEPAREFDERGTISTNAACVTGSDAEGAMPKGAMPKGTMP
- a CDS encoding BON domain-containing protein, producing MTDKDLRRDVLDELDFDPSLDAAEIGVAVAEGVVTLTGHVGSYAEQVAAERAVRRVKGVRAIAQEIEVRFPQAKKVMDDQIAARALAIIDWSVHLPKDAIQVRVAKGWITLTGAVPWQYQVAGAEAAVRKLSGVVGVSNLIEVRPEVRPSAVRSKILEAFRRHALLDADAITIRVEGDRVTLEGAVSSLAEREAAERAAWSVPGVRAVEDHTVAMT
- a CDS encoding phosphoketolase — its product is MEATTGATQPPRRIGAERREEHDLPFVPGPLGPQALREIDAYWRAANYLSVGQIYLMDNPLLRQPLGPQHVKPRLLGHWGTTPGLNFIYAHLNRVIRQRDLDMMAVWGPGHGAPGLVANAWLEGTYGELYPDVSRDADGMARLFRQFSFPGGIPSHASPDLPGSIHEGGELGYALAHAFGAALDNPGLTVACVIGDGEAETGPLAASWHSNKFLDPLRDGTVLPILHLNGYKIANPALLARLERNELESLLVGYGYAPVFVEGHEPGPMHQAMAVALDAAFDAIAAIRDQARRGATGRPRWPMIVLRSPKGWTGPRTVDGKPVEGTWRSHQVPVASVRENPEHLAILERWMRSYHPEELFTADGAPASDLAALAPTGPRRLSANPHANGHGSRPLRLPELAPLAVEVPAPGRVTAEATRELGRYLRETLVLNREARNFRIMGPDETASNRLDAVFDVTIRAWQGPILPGDDHLGRDGRVMEVLSEHLCEGWLEGYVLTGRHGLFATYEAFVHVVDSMVNQHAKWLKGSRALPWRRPVPSLNILLSSHVWRQDHNGFSHQDPGFIDFLANKRGDTARIYLPPDANTLLCVMDHCLRTHDRINVVVAGKQMAPQWLDLDAAAAHCAAGAGIWGWASNEGEVEPDVVMACAGDVPTLETLAAVEWLRRHVPDLRLRVVNVVDLMTLASPEMHPHGLDDATFDSLFTRDRPVVFAYHGYPWLIHRLTYRRRNHDSFHVHGFVEEGTTTTPFDMCVLNRLDRYHLAQAALRTVPRRLGTRGDHAEQALRDALAAHHAHVCRTGEDLPEIRNWAWPERHDPAQPDPRRVEGDIMQGDGGIGGQDRGAGDPGRSGPAETVDGWTIMPEERR